CGGAGCGCCGCGCCCCGGCGCTTGGAGCGGAGTGTGTGCGTGGCCATGGACTACTTCGCCTTGGCGATGTCGGTGTCGATCTGGGCGGCGGTCTTCTCCAGGCCCGCCTGGAGGTCCTTCACGGCGCCCTTCTCGTACTGGAAGCCGAAGTCCTGGAGCGTCTGCTGGTAGGCCGAGCCGTTGACCGCGCCGTCGGGGGTGTTGGACTTGGGGTGCTGGGCGATGTCCAGGAAGGTCTTGAAACGCGGGTCGAACTCCAGGCCGGGCGAGTTCAGCGCGGCGAAGGTGGAGGGCACGTTGCGGATGCCGTTGGCGAAGCCGACGACGGCCTCGGTGTCGCTGGTCATGAACCGGACCAGCTCCCACGCCGCGTTCTGCTTCTCGCTGGACGGGGCGATGCCCATGATCGTGCCGGACAGGAAGCCCTTGCCGTAGCTGTCCGCCTCGTCGTCGGCGACCGGCATGGGCGCCACCCCGATCTCGAACGGCACCTTCGCGTCGGTGGCCATCCCGAGCCGCCACTCGCCGTCCAGCTGCATCGCGACCTGACCGGTGTGGAAGGGGTGCTTGGCCCCCCACTCGTCACCGAAGGTGCCGCGGTACCTCTCCAGCTTCTCGTAGCCGCCCAGCTCCTCGACCAGCTTCTTCTGGTACGTGAACATCTCCGCGAACGCCGGGTCCTTGGCGATGTTCGACTTGCCGTCCTCGTCGAAGTACGTGTGGTCCCAGGAGGAGAGATAGTGGTCGGCGACCGTCTCGTAGCCGTGGAAGGTCGGCATGAAGCCGAGCTGCTCGTAGGTGTCGCCCTTCTCGACCGTCAGCTTCTTCGCGACGGAGGCGAGTTCGGACATGGTCTTCGGCGGCGCGGTGATCCCGGCCTTCTCGAAGGCGTCCTTGTTGTAGTAGAGGCCGTAGGCGTCGGCCAGCAGCGGCAGGGCGCAGCGCTTGCCCTCGAACTGCGTGTAGTCCAGCAGGACCTTCGGGAAGGTCTTCTCCAGGTCCAGACCCGACTTCTCGATGAACGGCCCCAGATCGGCGAAGGCACCGGACGAACAGAACTTGCCGACGTTGGCGGTGGTGAAGGAGGACACCACGTCAGGGCCCTTGGAACCGCCCGCGCGCAGCGCCTGGTTGAGCTTGTCGTCGTTGATGTTGCCGATGACCTTCACCGTGATGTTCGGGTGGGCCTTCTCGAAGCGGTCCACGGTGTCCTGGACGGCCTTCACCTCGGACGGCGCACTCCAGCCGTGCCAGAAGTTGATGGTGGTCTTCGCGTTCGGGTCGTCGTTCGCACCGGATTCGGTCTGGCCCGTGCAGGCGGTGGCGAGCACCGAGATCGCGGCGACGGAGACGGCCGCGATGGTCATCGTGCGGCTTCTGCGCATGACAAAACTCCCAGGGACGGGGGATGAGGACGTGACGGCAGGAGAGAGCAGAGAAGACAGGGAGGACAGAGGACGGAGACGATGGAGGGGACGGAGGGGTACGGGGAGCGGGCGGGTCAGCGTGAGGTGTCGAACACCTCGTCGCGGGTGTCCGCGAGGGCCCGCTCCAGAGCGCCCCGCAGGACCGGACGGTCGTCGATCAGCCCGAGCGCCAGCCGCGGACGGGACGCCGCGAGCTCGGCCAGCTCGGCCTGGACCAGGGAGAGCAGGAGGTCGCCGCCCGGGGAGACCAGCCCGCCCGAGAGCACGATCAGCCCCGGGTCGAGCACCGCGGTGACGGAGGCGAGGCCGGTGGCGAGCCGCTGGGCGTACTGCCGCAGCAGCTCGGTCAGCGCCGGGTCCCGCTCGTACGCGGCCGTCGCCCGGGTCAGCAGCCCGGCCGCGACCTCGGCGTAGGGCTGGTGCGGGGTGTCGATGCCGAGCGCGGTGGCCAGCCTCGGCACGGCCTGGGCGCCGGCCAGTTCCTGGAAGCCGCCGGCGTTGGCTTTCACCACCTGCCGGACCAGGGGGGTGCCGGGCACCGGCAGGAAGCCGACCTCACCGGCGCCGCCGGTGAAGCCGCGGTGCAGCCGGCCGTTGATGACGAGGGCCGCGCCGAGACCGCCCTCGTTCCACAGCAGTACGAAGTCCTCGTGCCCCCGGGCCGCGCCGAGCACCTGCTCTGCCACCGCCACCAGGTTCACGTCGTTCTCGTACTCCACCGGCATCGGCAGACAGGCGGCCAGCTCCTCCAGCAGGGTGGGGGAGTGCCAGCCGGGCAGGTGCGAGGCGTAACGCAGCCGTCCGGTGCCGGGGTCGAAGGCGCCCGGGGTGCCGATGACGACCCGGTGCACATCGGGGCGGGTGAGCCCGGCGGCCTTCACCGCGCCGTCCAGGGCCTCCGTCACCTGCCGCACCGCGGTGTCGCCGCGCCGCCCGGGGGTGGGCAGCTCGTACTCACCGGCCGTCCGGCCCGTCACGTCGGCGACCGCCGCGACGATCCGGTGCGCGGTCACATCGAGCCCGGCCACATACGCGGCCCGTGCGTTGACCTCGTACAGCTGGGCGCTGGGCCCCGGCCGCCCCCCGCTGGTCCCGGACGCCACGACCAGCCCGGCCGCCTCCAGCCGCGCCAGCAGCTGGGACGCGGTGGGCTTCGACAGCCCCGTCAGCTTCCCGATCCTGGTACGCGTCAGCGGCCCGTGCTCCAGCAGCAGGTCCAGCGCGGCCCGGTCGTTCATGGCCCGCAGCACGCGGGGGGTGCCCGGAACGCCTGGTGTGTTTCCCGCCATATCGGATGAGCCGCCTCTGCCCCAGGTCTCTGTTAGGAAAGTTTCCTATCGGTTGAGGGAAAGGTAGGGCTCACGTCACCGGGCCGTCAATAGGCAGCCCGCGAGGAGACCGGCACGCGGCTCCGCCGCCCCGGAACCGCGGACGGCCGGCAAAAGGACGAAGGGGCGCCCGGCGCGTACGCCGGGCGCCCCTCCGGGCCAAAGGTCACTTCGACAGGTTCGGCGGCGGTATCGGGGTCGCGGCCAGGGACTGCGGGGAGGTCGCCGAGGCGAAGGCCGACGGGGCGGCCATGCCGGCCGTCGGGTCCGGGGCCGCGGCACCGTCCGTCTCGGCGGGCCGGGGGCCGACCATCCGGATCCCGGCCGCGTCCAGGGCCCGCTTGATCCGCCAGCGCAGCTCCCGCTCCACCGACAGCGCCTTGCCCGGCATGGTCTTCGCGCTGACGCGTACGGTCATCGAGTCCAGCAGGACCGCGTCCAGGCCGAGGATCTCCACCGGCCCCCACAGCCGCTCGGCCCAGGGCTCGTCCTTCGTCATGGCCTCCGCCACGTCGGTGATCACGGCGCGGACCCGGTCCAGGTCCTCCGTCGGGCGGACGGTGACGTCCACCCCGGCCGTGGACCAGCCCTGGCTGAGGTTGCCTATCCGCTTCACCTCGCCGTTGCGGACGTACCAGATCTCACCGTTGTCGCCCCGCAGCTTGGTGACGCGCAGGCCGACCTCGATGACCTCGCCGGAGGCCACACCCGCGTCGATGGTGTCCCCGACGCCGTACTGGTCCTCCAGGATCATGAACACGCCGGAGAGGAAGTCGGTGACCAGGTTGCGGGCGCCGAAACCGAGCGCCACACCGGCGACACCGGCCGAGGCCAGCAGCGGGGCCAGGTTGATCTGGAACGCGCCCAGGATCATCAGCGCCGCGGTGCCCAGGATCAGGAACGACGTGACCGATCTGAGCACCGAACCGATGGCCTCCGACCGCTGCCGGCGGCGCTCGGCGTTGACCAGCAGACCGCCGAGGGCGGTGCCCTCCACGGCCTGGGCGCTGCGGTTCATCCGGTCGATGAGGTTGGTCAGGGCACGCCGGATCACATAGCGCAGGACGAGCGCGATCGTCGCGATGAGGATGATGCGCAGACCGGTGTTCAGCCAGGTGGACCAGTTCTCCTGGACCCAGCCCGCGGCGTTGCCGGCCCGCTCGGCGGCTTCGTCCAGCGAGCCGATCGGCTCGGGCGACGGAGCCGCGGCCATGAGGGCGGACAGGGACACGACGGGGACCTCCAGATGGGGCGGCAGCAGACCAACAACAGTAACGAAGCCCGGGTGGGGGATCGTTGCCGCGGCGAGGGGAGAGACACGTCTCACGCCCCGGGCGCGGGGCTGTGGCCGATCGCACAGCGGACGCCGGGGGCGGGCGGCAGCGGCTGTTCCGGTGCCCCGCGGCGGCGGGCCGGACGGGCCCGCGGAAAAAATCCTTCCGGCCCGTTACCCGTACGTGGTGGCGCTACGACCAGCGATGAGGACAAACTGAGATCGGATCGTCCCGGCGCGAGCCACGCGCCGCCGGCGTACAAGGAGGCATCCACCGTGCCGCACGTCCTGGTTCTCAACGCGTCGTACGAGCCGCTCGGCGTCGTACCGCTCCGCCGCGCGCTCGTCCTCGTCCTCGAGAACAAGGCCATCTGCCTCGAGGAGTCCGGCGCCTTCATGCACAGTGCCACCCGTGCCGTGCCGGCGCCCAGTGTCGTCCGTCTCAAGCGCTTCGTACGGGTCCCCT
This DNA window, taken from Streptomyces nitrosporeus, encodes the following:
- a CDS encoding ABC transporter substrate-binding protein, which produces MRRSRTMTIAAVSVAAISVLATACTGQTESGANDDPNAKTTINFWHGWSAPSEVKAVQDTVDRFEKAHPNITVKVIGNINDDKLNQALRAGGSKGPDVVSSFTTANVGKFCSSGAFADLGPFIEKSGLDLEKTFPKVLLDYTQFEGKRCALPLLADAYGLYYNKDAFEKAGITAPPKTMSELASVAKKLTVEKGDTYEQLGFMPTFHGYETVADHYLSSWDHTYFDEDGKSNIAKDPAFAEMFTYQKKLVEELGGYEKLERYRGTFGDEWGAKHPFHTGQVAMQLDGEWRLGMATDAKVPFEIGVAPMPVADDEADSYGKGFLSGTIMGIAPSSEKQNAAWELVRFMTSDTEAVVGFANGIRNVPSTFAALNSPGLEFDPRFKTFLDIAQHPKSNTPDGAVNGSAYQQTLQDFGFQYEKGAVKDLQAGLEKTAAQIDTDIAKAK
- a CDS encoding ROK family transcriptional regulator, whose translation is MAGNTPGVPGTPRVLRAMNDRAALDLLLEHGPLTRTRIGKLTGLSKPTASQLLARLEAAGLVVASGTSGGRPGPSAQLYEVNARAAYVAGLDVTAHRIVAAVADVTGRTAGEYELPTPGRRGDTAVRQVTEALDGAVKAAGLTRPDVHRVVIGTPGAFDPGTGRLRYASHLPGWHSPTLLEELAACLPMPVEYENDVNLVAVAEQVLGAARGHEDFVLLWNEGGLGAALVINGRLHRGFTGGAGEVGFLPVPGTPLVRQVVKANAGGFQELAGAQAVPRLATALGIDTPHQPYAEVAAGLLTRATAAYERDPALTELLRQYAQRLATGLASVTAVLDPGLIVLSGGLVSPGGDLLLSLVQAELAELAASRPRLALGLIDDRPVLRGALERALADTRDEVFDTSR
- a CDS encoding mechanosensitive ion channel family protein; this translates as MSLSALMAAAPSPEPIGSLDEAAERAGNAAGWVQENWSTWLNTGLRIILIATIALVLRYVIRRALTNLIDRMNRSAQAVEGTALGGLLVNAERRRQRSEAIGSVLRSVTSFLILGTAALMILGAFQINLAPLLASAGVAGVALGFGARNLVTDFLSGVFMILEDQYGVGDTIDAGVASGEVIEVGLRVTKLRGDNGEIWYVRNGEVKRIGNLSQGWSTAGVDVTVRPTEDLDRVRAVITDVAEAMTKDEPWAERLWGPVEILGLDAVLLDSMTVRVSAKTMPGKALSVERELRWRIKRALDAAGIRMVGPRPAETDGAAAPDPTAGMAAPSAFASATSPQSLAATPIPPPNLSK